One genomic region from Silvibacterium dinghuense encodes:
- a CDS encoding helix-turn-helix domain-containing protein — translation MAHHEELLAVEQAAVRLAIKPKTLRNWIGERRISVYRVGRCVRVAASEIERVLEEGFVPAHRDVA, via the coding sequence ATGGCACATCATGAGGAACTGCTGGCGGTCGAGCAAGCGGCCGTGCGGCTGGCTATTAAACCGAAAACGCTGCGGAACTGGATCGGCGAACGGCGTATCAGCGTGTACCGTGTGGGGCGCTGCGTGCGGGTTGCGGCTTCTGAGATCGAGCGTGTGCTCGAGGAAGGCTTTGTTCCAGCGCATCGCGACGTTGCCTGA
- a CDS encoding DUF4112 domain-containing protein: MAKTPAVASPEILPPLRNRTRLGRRLFDDENLDLLAHVLDDWFRIPGTSIRFGIDGIIGLVPGLGDILAGLASCVIVVAAWFRGVPYVTLTRMVVNLAIDVLIGSIPLLGDAFDIAWKANRRNYALLSRHLAEPHRHTWKDAVFLGMILLVLAAIFALPGLVLWWIVARLLHGY; the protein is encoded by the coding sequence ATGGCAAAGACGCCGGCTGTCGCATCGCCCGAGATTCTGCCGCCGCTGCGCAACAGGACGCGGCTGGGACGGCGGCTCTTCGACGACGAGAACCTGGACCTGCTGGCGCATGTGCTGGATGACTGGTTCCGCATTCCGGGCACCTCGATCCGCTTCGGCATCGACGGGATTATCGGTCTGGTGCCGGGGCTGGGAGATATCCTGGCCGGCCTGGCCTCATGCGTGATCGTGGTGGCGGCGTGGTTTCGCGGCGTGCCGTATGTGACGCTGACGCGCATGGTGGTGAACCTCGCGATCGATGTGCTGATCGGATCGATTCCGCTGCTGGGCGATGCCTTCGATATTGCGTGGAAGGCGAACCGGCGGAACTATGCGCTGCTGTCGCGGCATCTGGCCGAACCGCACCGGCACACGTGGAAAGATGCGGTGTTTCTGGGGATGATTCTGCTGGTGCTGGCTGCGATTTTCGCGCTGCCAGGTCTGGTGCTGTGGTGGATCGTGGCTCGTCTGCTGCATGGCTATTGA
- a CDS encoding DUF72 domain-containing protein, with amino-acid sequence MSSSAKHGKPANHPAERIFVGCSGWAYPSWKPGFYPAGLPAKKFLSYYASRLNSVEVNYTFRTLPTEKMIQGWLETVSQHNPDTPRLDFETGESNDFRFSFKAPQRITHILRLKNAAADLDAFLASLEPVRSASRLGVLLFQLPPNFKADLDRLAAFLEDCPRGYRIAFEFRHESWFEEPALPHLEKLLRTHKAALCMAESDELLTPDLATANFACYRLRRSTYAQSELDAIRTRIQSKAQQLETKGEVYAYFRHDEEPAGALRAAAVLEGLRTA; translated from the coding sequence GTGTCCTCCTCAGCCAAGCACGGGAAGCCCGCAAATCATCCTGCGGAGCGCATTTTCGTCGGCTGCTCCGGATGGGCCTACCCCTCCTGGAAACCCGGTTTCTACCCCGCTGGCCTCCCGGCGAAGAAGTTCCTCAGCTATTACGCCTCGCGCCTCAACTCTGTCGAGGTGAACTACACCTTCCGCACGCTGCCCACGGAGAAAATGATCCAGGGCTGGCTGGAAACTGTCTCGCAGCACAATCCGGACACCCCACGTCTCGATTTTGAGACGGGAGAGAGCAACGATTTCCGCTTCTCCTTCAAAGCCCCTCAGCGTATCACCCACATCCTGCGTCTCAAAAACGCTGCAGCCGACCTCGACGCCTTCCTCGCCTCGCTTGAACCGGTCCGCAGCGCCAGCCGCCTCGGGGTCCTGCTCTTCCAGCTTCCGCCCAACTTCAAGGCCGATCTCGACCGCCTCGCTGCCTTCCTCGAAGACTGCCCGCGCGGCTATCGCATCGCCTTCGAGTTCCGCCATGAGTCATGGTTCGAGGAGCCTGCGCTGCCTCATCTCGAAAAGCTGCTGCGCACGCACAAGGCCGCGCTCTGCATGGCCGAAAGCGACGAGCTCCTCACTCCGGATCTCGCGACAGCGAACTTCGCCTGCTATCGCCTGCGCCGCTCTACCTATGCGCAGTCCGAACTCGATGCCATCCGTACGCGGATACAGAGCAAGGCGCAGCAGCTGGAAACGAAGGGCGAGGTCTACGCTTATTTCAGGCATGATGAAGAGCCCGCCGGAGCCCTGCGCGCCGCCGCTGTTCTTGAGGGCCTCCGCACCGCATGA
- a CDS encoding YheT family hydrolase — MSTISTVKEESPASAPAWLQPFVPYPRLRNGHVQTLAGNFIPRRLTLPEPEELLLQVEGPVMIDGEAVYGPSHLLCHCHWQPEEVRRDRLTLVIVHGLEGSSSSQYVLGNTARALASGYNVVRMNMRSCGGTDPLCPTIYHSGRSEDVAAVVTNIIATHGLTRIALLGYSMGGNLVLKYAGEVASAPPPQLAAVIGVSPLMDLAPSSAALHRLSNRIYEQHFLRNMRNRLRRKAELYPRLYADVNLDAIRTMRDFDQHIVARYSHFRDADDYYYSVASSQFASAFRVPTLIIHSTDDPFIVMLPETRAALLANPNVHLAETTHGGHCAFLAPGEPATGSKIQYWAEDTLHAWLAALPVDHSSGAR; from the coding sequence ATGAGCACCATCAGCACCGTGAAAGAAGAATCTCCGGCGTCAGCACCGGCGTGGCTGCAACCCTTTGTGCCTTATCCCCGCCTGCGCAACGGCCACGTCCAGACCCTCGCCGGCAACTTCATCCCGCGCCGCCTCACCCTGCCTGAACCGGAAGAGCTGCTGCTCCAAGTCGAAGGTCCAGTCATGATCGACGGCGAAGCCGTATACGGACCGTCGCATCTGCTCTGCCATTGCCACTGGCAGCCCGAAGAGGTGCGACGCGACCGGCTCACGCTGGTCATCGTGCATGGCCTCGAAGGCTCCTCGAGCTCGCAATACGTTCTCGGCAACACCGCGCGCGCGCTGGCCTCCGGATACAACGTCGTCCGCATGAACATGCGCAGCTGCGGCGGCACCGATCCTCTCTGCCCCACCATCTATCACTCCGGCCGCTCAGAAGATGTAGCAGCCGTGGTTACAAATATCATCGCCACGCACGGCCTCACGCGCATCGCCCTGCTCGGCTACTCGATGGGCGGCAACCTCGTTCTGAAATATGCGGGCGAAGTCGCCTCCGCGCCGCCGCCGCAACTGGCTGCGGTCATCGGCGTCTCGCCGCTCATGGATCTCGCGCCCTCGTCGGCCGCGCTCCATCGCCTCTCGAATCGCATCTACGAGCAGCACTTCCTGCGCAACATGCGCAATCGCCTGCGCCGTAAAGCCGAGCTCTATCCGCGTCTCTACGCTGACGTCAATCTTGACGCCATCCGCACCATGCGCGACTTTGACCAGCACATCGTGGCCCGTTACAGCCACTTCCGCGATGCCGACGATTACTACTATTCCGTCGCCAGCTCGCAATTCGCCTCTGCGTTTCGTGTGCCGACGCTCATCATCCACTCCACCGACGATCCCTTCATCGTCATGCTCCCGGAGACGCGCGCCGCGCTGCTCGCCAATCCGAACGTGCATCTTGCGGAAACCACGCACGGCGGCCACTGCGCCTTTCTCGCCCCCGGCGAACCCGCTACAGGCAGCAAAATCCAGTATTGGGCGGAGGACACGCTCCACGCATGGCTCGCCGCGCTGCCCGTGGATCACAGCTCCGGAGCACGCTGA
- a CDS encoding acyl-CoA dehydrogenase, which translates to MDIATIGKAAPLTALSEDEQLFRATVREFARERIAPLVRRMDEEQQFDATLLKELFALGLMGIEVPEEYGGAGSDFFASILAVEEISAVDPAVGVLVDVQNTLCVNALLRWGTAAQKQSLLLRLAADTIASYALSEAGSGSDAFALQTRAEKREDGYVLNGRKLWISNAREAGVFIIFANLNPEAGYRGITAFVVERGTAGFTVGKKEDKMGIRASSTCELILEDCRVPAENLLGEEGKGYKIAIETLNEGRIGIGAQMLGLAQGAWDHAAKYARERVQFGRPIAEFQAVQFALAQLATEIEAARLLVYNAARLKAAGANFVQEAAMAKLFASQVAERTASQAVEVFGGYGFVKDSPVEKLYRDAKIGKIYEGTSNMQLMTIAKQALGRI; encoded by the coding sequence ATGGATATCGCGACAATCGGGAAAGCTGCGCCTCTGACGGCGCTGAGTGAGGATGAGCAGCTCTTTCGCGCGACCGTGCGGGAGTTTGCGCGGGAGCGCATTGCGCCGCTGGTTAGGCGCATGGACGAGGAGCAGCAGTTCGATGCGACGCTGCTGAAGGAGCTGTTCGCGCTGGGACTGATGGGCATCGAGGTGCCTGAGGAATATGGCGGTGCGGGCTCGGATTTCTTCGCGTCGATCCTCGCGGTGGAGGAGATTTCCGCGGTCGATCCGGCGGTGGGCGTGCTGGTGGATGTGCAGAACACGCTGTGTGTGAATGCGCTGCTGCGCTGGGGCACCGCGGCGCAGAAGCAGTCTCTGCTGCTGCGGCTGGCCGCGGACACGATCGCCTCCTATGCGCTGAGTGAGGCGGGTTCGGGCTCCGATGCCTTTGCGCTGCAGACGCGCGCGGAAAAGCGCGAAGACGGTTATGTGCTGAACGGGCGCAAGCTGTGGATCAGCAATGCGCGCGAGGCGGGTGTCTTTATTATTTTTGCGAACCTGAACCCGGAGGCGGGCTATCGGGGCATCACGGCGTTCGTGGTGGAGCGCGGCACGGCGGGATTCACGGTGGGCAAGAAGGAAGACAAGATGGGGATTCGTGCCTCATCGACCTGCGAGCTGATTCTCGAGGATTGCCGTGTGCCGGCGGAAAACCTGCTCGGCGAAGAGGGCAAGGGCTACAAGATCGCCATCGAGACGCTGAATGAGGGGCGCATCGGCATCGGTGCGCAGATGCTCGGCCTGGCGCAGGGAGCGTGGGACCACGCGGCGAAATATGCGCGGGAGCGGGTGCAGTTCGGGCGGCCGATTGCGGAGTTTCAGGCAGTGCAGTTTGCGCTGGCGCAGCTGGCAACGGAGATCGAAGCGGCAAGGCTGCTGGTCTACAACGCGGCGCGGCTCAAAGCTGCGGGCGCGAACTTTGTGCAGGAGGCGGCGATGGCCAAGCTCTTCGCCTCGCAGGTGGCCGAGCGGACGGCGAGCCAGGCGGTCGAGGTCTTCGGCGGCTATGGTTTCGTGAAGGATTCGCCGGTGGAGAAGCTGTATCGCGATGCGAAGATCGGGAAGATTTACGAGGGTACATCGAACATGCAGCTGATGACGATCGCGAAGCAGGCGCTGGGCCGGATTTAG
- a CDS encoding tetratricopeptide repeat protein, with amino-acid sequence MSDGPIASTLTVTRYSRHDALRILRIPARHLRSWERAGLIAFSESYSFQELGQLCKLRDLRAMRLSAARIRASVSAMQAVSGMANPLMEAGAARSGSRLAFRHSGAWMEPVTRQFVFDFDGRQRMFEVEGGLTQAERAQRVSALFLDAVRCEEAMKLDEAIALYEEILALDANHAPSAINLGTIFYNRREFQHSEELYRQATVSDPGYALAFFDLGNVLDELQRVEESIDAYKRAIALMPKYADAHYNLALAYERRSERRRALRHWVAYVKLDPVGPWSNHARSRVKMILEREKLTIVWRHEGTGRPGLLPSSSAPAGRGTGRPGFLPSAPAPSGHV; translated from the coding sequence GTGAGCGACGGTCCCATTGCGAGCACACTGACTGTGACCCGATATAGCCGTCACGACGCCCTGCGCATCCTGCGCATTCCGGCCCGGCACCTGCGGAGCTGGGAACGCGCGGGACTCATTGCATTTTCGGAAAGCTACTCGTTTCAGGAGCTGGGGCAGCTGTGCAAGCTGCGCGATCTGCGTGCCATGCGGCTTTCGGCGGCGCGCATCCGGGCGAGTGTGAGCGCGATGCAGGCAGTGTCGGGGATGGCGAACCCGCTGATGGAAGCGGGAGCGGCGCGCAGCGGTTCGCGGCTGGCCTTCCGGCACTCGGGTGCCTGGATGGAGCCGGTGACGCGGCAGTTTGTCTTCGACTTCGACGGGCGGCAGCGCATGTTCGAGGTGGAGGGCGGTCTGACGCAGGCCGAAAGGGCGCAGCGCGTGTCGGCGCTGTTCCTCGACGCGGTGCGCTGCGAAGAAGCGATGAAACTGGACGAGGCGATCGCGCTCTACGAGGAGATTCTCGCGCTCGATGCCAATCACGCGCCTTCGGCGATCAACCTGGGAACGATCTTTTACAACCGGCGGGAGTTTCAGCATTCCGAGGAGCTCTACCGGCAGGCAACGGTCTCCGATCCGGGGTATGCGCTGGCGTTTTTCGACCTGGGCAACGTGCTCGATGAACTGCAGCGCGTCGAAGAGTCGATCGATGCCTATAAGCGGGCTATTGCATTGATGCCGAAATATGCCGATGCTCACTACAACCTCGCGCTGGCCTATGAGCGCAGGAGCGAGCGGCGGCGGGCGCTGCGGCACTGGGTAGCGTACGTCAAGCTCGATCCGGTGGGGCCATGGTCCAACCATGCGCGGAGCCGGGTGAAGATGATTCTCGAGCGCGAGAAGCTGACCATCGTCTGGCGCCACGAAGGGACAGGCCGTCCAGGCCTTCTGCCTTCGTCCTCCGCTCCCGCCGGTCGCGGGACAGGCCGTCCAGGCTTTTTGCCTTCGGCCCCCGCTCCCTCTGGTCACGTTTGA
- a CDS encoding cobalamin-independent methionine synthase II family protein yields the protein MPIPTESIGSIPRPATLVEAILQSQTGLITPETLQERYDEALRDTLQRLEATGSPVLTDGEQTKPSFATYPLSGLTNLAPDGVVIPFADGHTRQLPRLTAGPFRYAVHARSFLEKAATLTRRPLKQAVISASALSLLYPQEPIPGYPREAFLADLIDEAEQDIRGALDVGAATVQIDFTEARLSLLLDPSGGLLRSFIALNNQVLDRFSPEERQRIGVHVCPGGDHDSTHSAGVDYASLLPDLFQMHAGRFYLQMASEPDRPRVLRIVRDLLHPHHTVFIGVIDPITPAIETPEQVRGRVLEAAAILPLHQLGTTDDCGFSPFADDRSTSRETAFAKIKARVEGTALAARTLGL from the coding sequence ATGCCCATTCCTACAGAGTCCATCGGCAGCATTCCCCGGCCCGCCACGCTGGTGGAAGCCATCCTCCAGTCCCAGACCGGCCTTATCACACCCGAAACTCTCCAGGAGCGCTACGACGAGGCCCTGCGCGACACCCTCCAGCGCCTCGAAGCCACCGGCTCGCCCGTCCTCACCGACGGCGAGCAGACCAAGCCCAGCTTCGCCACCTATCCGCTCTCCGGCCTCACCAACCTGGCGCCCGACGGCGTCGTCATCCCCTTCGCCGACGGCCACACCCGCCAGCTTCCGCGCCTCACCGCCGGCCCCTTCCGCTACGCCGTCCACGCGCGCAGTTTCCTTGAAAAAGCTGCTACCCTCACCCGCCGCCCGCTCAAACAGGCCGTCATCTCCGCCTCCGCGCTCAGCCTGCTCTACCCGCAGGAGCCTATCCCCGGCTACCCACGCGAAGCCTTCCTCGCCGATCTCATCGACGAGGCCGAGCAGGATATCCGCGGCGCCCTCGACGTCGGTGCAGCCACTGTCCAGATCGACTTCACCGAGGCCCGGCTTTCGCTCCTCCTCGATCCCTCCGGAGGCCTGCTGCGCAGCTTCATCGCCCTCAACAACCAGGTTCTCGACCGCTTCTCTCCCGAAGAGCGGCAGCGCATCGGCGTCCACGTCTGCCCCGGCGGCGACCACGACTCCACGCACAGCGCCGGTGTCGACTACGCCTCACTGCTGCCCGATCTCTTCCAGATGCACGCCGGCCGCTTCTACCTCCAGATGGCCAGCGAACCCGACCGGCCGCGCGTCCTCCGCATCGTGCGCGATCTCCTCCATCCGCACCACACCGTCTTCATCGGCGTCATCGATCCCATCACACCGGCCATCGAAACGCCGGAGCAGGTGCGCGGCCGCGTCCTCGAGGCCGCGGCCATTCTTCCGCTTCACCAGCTCGGCACCACAGACGACTGCGGCTTCTCACCCTTCGCCGACGACCGCTCCACCTCGCGTGAGACCGCCTTTGCCAAGATCAAGGCCCGCGTCGAAGGCACAGCCCTCGCTGCCCGGACGCTGGGCCTCTAG
- a CDS encoding DUF6599 family protein: MPALVVLAGVVSLGAPVLEAQGTAVASSTAAVQSAIALPATLGGWQLDGAAQTGTDPAQLDAAQAGPLKEYGLKGYAAGTYRHGGATLAVKLLRFPDATGAYGAFTLYRTPAMHPADFNLEKGHEAAVGDGTAIFWTGTEVVTAAAAHIGFEEREALTALAAALPKNYGPDGVAPPLPKYLPDEGLDRSSVRYAIGPEGYVAGGGALPSGTIDFSQDAEVVTGRYGAETLTVVGYPTPQIAAGSEKSLETLLKGAGASGSLQNALAKHTGPLMAVVSGPETPSNAQKLLDRVKYEAQVTADHPEGYGNEVKKTARLLVGIVTLTLILGGAALLLGIFLGGGRALYRVLRGKPVSTLNDDDFISLKLE; the protein is encoded by the coding sequence TTGCCGGCGCTGGTTGTGCTGGCTGGGGTGGTGAGCCTCGGAGCTCCGGTGCTCGAGGCGCAGGGAACGGCTGTGGCTTCTTCGACTGCGGCGGTGCAATCCGCCATCGCGCTGCCGGCGACACTGGGCGGCTGGCAACTCGATGGAGCTGCGCAGACCGGGACCGATCCGGCGCAGCTGGATGCGGCACAGGCCGGCCCACTCAAGGAATACGGACTCAAGGGCTACGCGGCGGGAACCTACCGGCATGGCGGCGCAACGCTCGCCGTCAAGCTGCTGCGCTTTCCGGATGCGACCGGGGCCTATGGTGCGTTCACGCTCTATCGCACGCCTGCGATGCACCCGGCCGATTTCAACCTGGAAAAGGGACACGAAGCCGCGGTCGGCGATGGGACGGCGATCTTCTGGACGGGGACCGAGGTGGTGACGGCTGCGGCTGCGCACATCGGTTTCGAGGAGCGCGAGGCTCTGACGGCGTTGGCCGCGGCGCTGCCCAAGAATTACGGCCCGGACGGAGTGGCTCCGCCGCTGCCGAAGTATCTGCCGGACGAGGGGCTCGACCGGAGCTCGGTACGCTATGCGATCGGGCCGGAGGGCTATGTCGCTGGCGGAGGGGCGCTGCCGTCCGGGACGATCGACTTCAGCCAGGACGCCGAGGTGGTAACGGGCCGCTATGGAGCCGAGACGCTGACGGTGGTCGGGTACCCCACGCCGCAGATCGCTGCCGGGAGCGAGAAATCGCTTGAGACGCTTTTGAAGGGCGCGGGTGCATCCGGAAGTCTTCAGAACGCGCTGGCGAAGCACACAGGGCCTCTGATGGCCGTGGTGAGCGGTCCTGAGACGCCGTCCAATGCCCAGAAACTGCTCGACCGGGTGAAATACGAGGCGCAGGTGACGGCCGACCATCCGGAGGGCTATGGCAACGAAGTGAAGAAGACCGCCCGTCTGCTGGTGGGGATCGTGACGCTGACGCTGATCTTGGGCGGAGCAGCGCTGCTGCTGGGGATTTTCCTCGGAGGCGGACGGGCGCTCTATCGCGTGCTGCGCGGCAAGCCTGTCTCGACGCTGAACGATGACGACTTCATCAGTCTGAAGCTGGAGTAA